The following are encoded in a window of Urocitellus parryii isolate mUroPar1 chromosome 7, mUroPar1.hap1, whole genome shotgun sequence genomic DNA:
- the LOC144256236 gene encoding olfactory receptor 3A2-like: MDPEAGINRTAVTEEFILLGLVETEKLQSMLFVLFFFAYLVTVGGNLSILAAILVEPKLHTPMYFFLGNLSALDIGCISVTVPPMLDHLVSHKRTISYDACLTQLFFFHLLAGMDCFLLTAMAYDRFLAICRPLTYSTRMSQTVQRILVAASWACAFTNALTHTVALTTLNFCGPQEVNHFYCDLPQLFQLSCSSTQLNELLLFAVGFIMAGTPVVLIVTSYIHVAAAVLRIRSAEGRKKAFSTCGSHPTVVCLFYGTGIFNYMRLGSEEASDKDKGVGIFNTVINPMLNPLIYSLRNPDVQGALR; the protein is encoded by the coding sequence ATGGATCCAGAAGCTGGGATCAATAGGACAGCTGTCACCGAGGAGTTCATTCTACTGGGCCTGGTGGAAACAGAAAAGCTACAGTCCATGCTGTTTGTGCTCTTCTTCTTTGCCTACCTGGTCACAGTGGGGGGCAACCTCAGCATCCTGGCAGCCATCTTGGTGGAACCCaaactccacacccccatgtacttcttcctgggGAACCTATCAGCGCTGGACATTGGGTGCATCTCTGTCACTGTTCCTCCCATGTTGGATCATCTTGTGTCCCACAAGCGTACAATTTCCTATGATGCCTGCCTCACACAGCTCTTCTTCTTCCATCTGTTGGCTGGAATGGACTGCTTCCTGTTAACAGCCATGGCCTATGACCGATTCCTGGCCATCTGCCGGCCCCTCACCTACAGCACCCGCATGAGCCAGACAGTCCAGAGGATACTGGTGGCTGCGTCCTGGGCTTGTGCCTTCACCAATGCACTGACCCATACTGTGGCCTTAACTACCCTCAACTTTTGTGGACCCCAAGAAGTGAATCACTTCTACTGTGACCTCCCCCAGCTCTTCCAGCTCTCCTGTTCCAGCACCCAGCTCAACGAGCTGCTGCTCTTCGCTGTGGGTTTCATAATGGCAGGAACCCCTGTGGTTCTCATTGTCACCTCCTATATCCATGTGGCAGCTGCAGTCCTGCGAATCCGCTCTGCTGAGGGCAGGAAGAAGGCCTTCTCCACATGCGGCTCCCACCCCACCGTGGTTTGCCTTTTTTATGGGACAGGCATCTTCAACTACATGCGTCTGGGTTCAGAGGAGGCTTCAGACAAGGATAAAGGGGTTGGGATTTTTAACACTGTCATCAACCCCATGCTGAACCCACTTATCTACAGCCTCAGAAACCCTGATGTGCAGGGTGCTCTGAGATGA